The following are encoded together in the Anopheles nili chromosome 3, idAnoNiliSN_F5_01, whole genome shotgun sequence genome:
- the LOC128724428 gene encoding uncharacterized protein CG4449, whose protein sequence is MSGSDIFGNLDNFLENYDDDFASTSALSEVENGISSEPNQGCNQEESKPSSTPSIDNIVQNSNVEDDMQRINNLFDSIYKTNNPVVNEFLKSSHATKMKRSIALLNDNYQKKPSRRANDGKFKKKIESLLVKLSHLNVLVSNVLLPVVAPSMPATRRRSRRINGGNDAALDVIVLDPDDDVPTTSSRAATASSNVISVDSDDDEVISLLDDSLPKLHNAADDSFETENYEMRIKVKWGMGVDTFILRKFQKFGDIIARLAAKESADKSCILLNLDDRIVYATDTPDSIGYKPHQFISGRILKDKAPVMAKAPASSGCINTNAITVKVQMEKRKEPLRLEIGKDQTMSVLIIKCAEELNCHPNNIRLYFDGEQVDNNSKPDDLELEGDEMMDIRFVK, encoded by the exons ATGTCCGGGAGTgatatttttggaaatttgGATAATTTTCTTGAAA ACTACGACGATGATTTCGCATCTACAAGCGCGTTATCCGAAGTAGAAAACGGCATTTCTAGTGAACCAAACCAAGGATGCAATCAGGAGGAATCAA AACCTTCATCAACTCCGTCCATAGACAATATTGTTCAAAACAGCAATGTAGAAG ATGACATGCAACGAATAAATAATctatttgattcaatttataAAACCAACAACCCAGTGGTAAATGAATTTCTCAAGTCCA GTCATGCAACCAAAATGAAACGCAGCATTGCTTTATTGAATGATAATTACCAGAAAAAACCTTCAAGGAGAGCAAACGATGGAAAGTtcaaaaaaaagattgaatCTTTATTGGTGAAATTATCACACCTAAATGTGCTGGTATCGAATGTATTGTTGCCAGTAGTAGCTCCCAGCATGCCAGCTACACGACGTCGATCCCGAAGAATAAATGGTGGCAATGATGCTGCGCTGGATGTG ATTGTATTAGATCCGGACGATGATGTACCTACTACGAGCTCaagagcagcaacagcaagttCGAATGTC ATATCCGTAGActctgatgatgatgaggtgATATCTCTGCTAGATGATTCACTTCCGAAGCTGCACAACGCTGCGGATGATTCTTTCGAAACCGAAAACTATGAAATGAGAATCAAAGTTAAGTGGGGCATGGGTGTTGATACATTCATTCTTCGTAAATTCCAAAAGTTTGGTGACATTATTGCCCGACTAGCCGCAAAGGAGTCTGCAGATAAGTCGTGCATTCTGCTGAACTTGGATGATAGAATAGTTTACGCCACCGACACACCGGATTCTATCGGTTACAAACCTCACCAATTTATCT CCGGTCGAATTTTGAAGGATAAAGCGCCTGTTATGGCTAAAGCCCCAGCGTCATCGGGCTGCATAAATACCAACGCTATTACGGTCAAAGTGCaaatggaaaaacggaaggaaccGCTGCGTTTGGAGATAGGAAAGGATCAAACCATGTCCGTTTTGATAATCAAGTGCGCCGAAGAGCTAAACTGCCATCCCAATAATATTAGACTTTACTTCGACGGCGAGCAGGTTGATAACAATAGCAAGCCGGACGATCTAGAGCTTGAGGGTGATGAGATGATGGACATACGATTTGTCAAATag
- the LOC128722974 gene encoding uncharacterized protein LOC128722974, with product MAEDRLRNADQPAWITPEDIIALEALCLEQIRQDILYNVRNEAKLRAVLTTKNYEDFKNIVDTAHLTPLSTSDKMNSKTKHRIWNSASRCN from the exons ATGGCAGAAGACAGACTTAGGAACGCCGATCAGCCTGCATGGATTACTCCGGAGGACATCATCGCGCTGGAGGCACTCTGTTTGGAACAGATTCGTCAAGACATTCTCTACAACGTTAGGAATGAAGCGAAACTCAGGGCGGTGCTGACAACGAAAAATTATGAAGATTTTaa GAACATCGTTGATACAGCACATTTGACGCCATTAAGTACCAGTGACAAAATGaactcaaaaacaaaacatcgcaTCTGGAACAGCGCATCACGTTGCAATTGA
- the LOC128726002 gene encoding ubiquitin-like domain-containing CTD phosphatase 1: MDTKEVTFIIKWSGKEYPIEDLTEHDTVAVLRHEICKKTQVRPERQKLLNLKYKGKPVTDDVRLGALELKPNFKVMMVGSLESDIKEASSRPSDIGSVVNDLDNEEEDNVPLENKDVFLAKINRRIKDYNLKEMNPPREGKRLLVLDIDYTIFDHRSAAENGAELMRPYLHEFLSSAYQDYDIAIWSATSMRWIVEKMKLLGVTDESRDYKLVFMLDDAAMITVLCPLRGVIEVKPLGVIWGKYSQYSSKNTIMFDDLRRNFLMNPKSGLRIKPFSEAHLNRHKDKELVKLAKYLKAIAENCDDFDTLNHRRWEDYLSKKRSH; encoded by the exons ATGGACACGAAAGAGGTTACGTTTATCATAaaatggagtggaaaagaaTATCCCATTGAGGATCTCACCGAACATGACACGGTTGCTGTTCTGCGGCATGAGATctgtaaaaaaacacaggtCAGACCGGAACGACAGAAGCTGCTAAATTTGAAGTACAAAG GAAAGCCGGTAACAGATGATGTTAGATTGGGAGCTTTAGAGCTGAAGCCCAATTTTAAAGTTATGATG GTAGGTTCGTTGGAGTCTGATATTAAAGAGGCCTCCTCGAGACCATCGGATATTGGAAGTGTCGTGAACGATCTGGACAATGAAGAGGAAGACAACGTTCCATTAGAAAACAAGGATGTTTTCTTAGCTAAAATCAACAGACGCATTAAGGATTATAATCTAAAAGAGATGAACCCACCTCGCGAAGGGAAAAGGTTGCTTGTGTTGGACATTGACTATACGATATTCGATCATCGTTCCGCGGCTGAAAATG GAGCTGAACTGATGCGACCATATTTACACGAATTTTTATCATCAGCATATCAAGATTACGATATTGCGATTTGGTCGGCTACGTCCATGAGATGGATAGTGGAAAAGATGAAGCTTCTCGGCGTAACGGATGAATCACGGGATTACAAGCTGGTGTTTATGCTAGATGATGCAGCAATGATTACGGTGTTGTGCCCGTTGCGCGGTGTAATTGAGGTTAAACCGTTGGGTGTAATTTGGGGTAAATACAGCCAGTACTCGTCGAAAAACACGATCATGTTCGACGATCTGCGCCGAAACTTTCTGATGAATCCCAAGTCGGGATTGCGCATCAAACCATTCTCCGAGGCTCATCTGAACCGTCACAAGGACAAGGAATTGGTCAAGTTGGCAAAATATTTGAAGGCTATTGCGGAAaactgcgatgattttgaTACACTCAATCACCGGCGGTGGGAGGATTATTTGTCAAAGAAACGATCTCATTGA
- the LOC128722973 gene encoding ADP-ribosylation factor-like protein 2, whose protein sequence is MGFLTILKKMKQKEKEMRILLLGLDNAGKTTILKRFNGEPIDQISPTLGFNIKTLHYNDYVLNMWDVGGQKSLRSYWRNYFECTDGLIWVVDSTDRMRMESCREELKLLLLEERLAGATLLVLANKQDLPGALTANEIKDILLLDKIETHHWSIQSVSAVTGGKLVEAIDWLVEDISKRIFTLD, encoded by the exons ATGGGATTTCTCACTATTTTAAAgaagatgaaacaaaaagaaaaggagatGCGAATACTTCTATT AGGTCTGGACAATGCCGGAAAAACTACCATTCTAAAACGGTTCAACGGTGAACCTATCGATCAAATATCGCCCACGCTTGGGTTCAACATCAAAACGCTACACTACAATGATTACGTGCTAAACATGTGGGACGTCGGAGGACAGAAATCGCTGCGATCGTATTGGCGCAATTATTTTGAGTGTACCGATGGGCTGATATGGGTCGTTGATAGCACAGACCGAATGCGCATGGAATCATGTCGCGAGGAATtgaagctgttgctgctggaagaACGACTGGCCGGTGCGACATTGCTCGTGCTGGCCAATAAGCAAGACCTACCCGGTGCATTGACGGCCAACGAAATCAAGGACATTCTACTGCTGGATAAAATAGAAACGCATCACTGGTCCATACAAAGCGTTAGTGCCGTCACGGGAGGCAAACTGGTAGAGGCGATCGACTGGCTGGTGGAGGATATTTCTAAACGAATCTTTACTCTGGATTAG
- the LOC128724427 gene encoding E3 ubiquitin-protein ligase FANCL — translation MEDFLRKYPFLVQMEPSYFIGLYKQVFKLEFCFPCYPSTEKHRVNVFRGNSPVILGPELSAIPEVDNYVDSLLKSLQRFDTKLNAHSSSAISNQESTVLVMLSLEILSINRQYGCQAEFDQNLTVVEFSCFENKEKHKITLKRTIGHDYRVSQHTLPVLQVSEMFKRQTSLQRHIQTFLDTLEQLDEFYNNLNTIDELCYVILPAKIDTRTTYRIFKYDQKVFLKVALHPLQQTAVDIAFFGPTKLVAKLRETYDDRQKDWDPEYNVYTNLLRIFNMIAFPMRPTGPVGSASECETSCGICMDYHDTDDHIPIISCDNDQCKLIFHVHCLREWFSAQRESKKMFSISIGKCPFCTHKISSSFDDIMSLLA, via the exons ATGGAGGACTTTTTGCGAAAATACCCATTCCTGGTGCAGATGGAACCATCATATTTTATAGGGCTGTATAAGCAA GTTTTCAAATTGGAATTTTGTTTCCCATGTTATCCATCCACGGAAAAGCACAGAGTAAATGTGTTTCGGGGTAATTCCCCGGTAATTTTAGGCCCAGAGCTATCAGCCATCCCCGAAGTTGATAATTATGTTGACAGCCTGCTAAAATCTCTTCAACGTTTCGACACTAAACTTAATGCTCATTCATCGTCTGCTATAAGCAATCAGGAATCAACGGTGTTGGTTATGCTATCATTGGAGATACTATCGATTAATCGTCAATACGGTTGTCAAGCAGAATTTGACCAAAATTTAACGGTTGTAGAATTTTCGTGCtttgaaaataaagaaaagcacaagATTACACTAAAACGAACTATAGGCCACGATTACAGAGTGAGCCAGCACACTCTACCCGTTCTTCAAGTATCGGAGATGTTCAAACGGCAGACCTCGCTGCAAAGACACATTCAAACGTTTTTGGATACTCTCGAGCAGCTAGACGAATTTTACAACAATTTAAACACCATCGATGAACTCTGTTATGTTATACTTCCCGCCAAGATAGACACCAGAACCACCTACAGAATTTTCAAATATGATCAGAAAGTGTTTTTGAAAGTTGCCCTGCATCCGCTACAACAAACCGCGGTGGATATAGCGTTTTTTGGCCCCACAAAATTAGTTGCTAAGCTAAGAGAAACCTACGATGATAGACAGAAAGATTGGGACCCGGAATATAACGTTTACACCAATTTACTTCGAATATTCAACATGATTGCTTTTCCGATGCGACCAACTGGACCTGTAGGTAGTGCATCGGAATGCGAAACATCTTGTGGCATCTGCATGGACTATCACGATACCGATGACCATATTCCAATAATTTCGTGTGACAATGACCAATGCAAGCTTATTTTTCACGTCCATTGTCTCAGAGAG TGGTTTTCAGCACAACGGGAGAGTAAAAAGATGTTCTCAATCTCTATTGGAAAATGTCCATTCTGTACACACAAAATATCCTCAAGTTTTGACGATATAATGAGTTTGTTAGCTTAA
- the LOC128724426 gene encoding uncharacterized protein LOC128724426 translates to MERFSINILHQQVQNICRLCGVDNPDKVLILDLQETIYITDEEEPSLARKIEECVGIKVHKQDQMPQQICSLCVDKVNDFYEYRLMCASTNLQTRTILNLPIVYPSISLMKSEAPPEEDVKNFIDGKKTSAKRGPKTRNKKNSQGLGEACSSDQPDLKPTLEASTEKRMKYEYCCQYCKETYNQNSDLERHLVVKHTPLIHKFGCASCMEYFDTASEYKDHNLWHKLTRMPFGCFRCKKKFVKIGTLNKHVLMNACIRVSSVKSAAIIAPDLRCTLCKKVFKTRNLYEWHACFIRARANCPKCGKYFLKKNLLTRHYMLYCTGTLAQLEPILIPKDESSAVESANGVLNALTREGGKRRGRPSASARESMKVETMELPLSPLHESPDIKLETTTADGSLPSSEETFEHIAEGERKRAKASLEEETDKIAALLRSGASVDGNSDITTISNMLSSVNEAIASISKVRKKRKKKDRTDEVPGTANPPMVVLAMANIKQEESDDQSMLATLANCESVQNGLNADAAIPDGNDEISDYANDEAEVGESFADNDDGNTDNEDNDAAVGCASNRTPDLCSIGNAADMFPPDLPATSQEAEIEEELQPTQHCVVQMKQEPMTFDEDVQRNDESCEPMAACVVVKQEPLDEAEPEEPLSHHSDNMCPSSPVSKYQALRIKIKKEKGLLNASVIEGATSLLPTPPTENTLREPMNYPEEKMDTGMRIKQEQLDMDENTHREIDEMEACPDYLTSFDITSVRVKTESQDDLAGHCTAIQPVFDEGEPTGGVDFIAFDGTRIKQELSDEERIGRKTKAPVNGFLCSQNALRKSFNPLSLSIGRIIGSKSSQRPGGTSSLKSNVMINPFALMKQKNSHQAFNTSEDSSCNETSSLSTQSERLSLPVISQVKSINPDEHLSVPSAGTDSAVLSENEPTNDEPSASRSEESEQLQPSTLADSVTEEQTACNIFPPKSVSELTIASVTTIHESVQNDANEREDNSKEPDCQKTANEPTKSDDGILQVDERNSPEVFGKELDSSSHNLSVDEQKDQELKMQGGNANDSFAITEPHVLSVDEQKNQELEMQGGNAKDSFAITEPHVLSVDEQKNQELEMQGGNAKDSFAITEPHVESQDSRCDVTENVVEQETNFDKQQTPVMEKEEETSSNTSTQNEKDNQGEVFSKSDIRSEDPCLKP, encoded by the exons ATGGAGCGGTTCTCGATAAACATTTTACATCAGCAAGTGCAAAATATTTGCCGTTTGTGTGGTGTAGATAATCCGGACAAAGTTCTAATACTAGATTTGCAAGAGACCATTTACATCACCGACGAAGAAGAACCTTCGTTGGCCAGAAAGATAGAGGAGTGTGTCGGAATTAAG GTGCATAAACAAGATCAAATGCCTCAGCAGATATGTTCACTGTGTGTGGATAAGGTGAACGATTTCTATGAGTATCGTTTAATGTGTGCTTCGACAAACCTTCAGACGCGTACCATTCTTAACCTACCTATTGTATATCCTTCAATATCGTTG ATGAAATCCGAAGCCCCACCCGAGGAAGATGTCAAGAATTTCATAGACGGCAAGAAAACGAGTGCAAAACGTGGTccaaaaacgagaaacaaaaaaaattctcaAGGCTTAGGTGAGGCATGCAGCAGCGACCAACCTGATCTGAAGCCAACACTAGAGGCATCGACTGAAAAGAGGATGAAGTATGAGTACTGTTGTCAGTACTGCAAGGAGACGTACAACCAAAATTCCGACCTCGAGCGGCACCTCGTAGTGAAGCACACACCTCTGATACACAAATTTGGCTGTGCATCGTGTATGGAGTACTTTGACACGGCCTCTGAGTACAAAGATCATAATTTGTGGCACAAGCTCACACGCATGCCGTTTGGTTGTTTCCGATGCAAGAAGAAATTCGTGAAGATCGGGACGTTGAACAA GCATGTTTTAATGAATGCTTGCATTCGAGTGTCTAGCGTGAAGAGTGCTGCAATCATTGCGCCTGATTTGCGCTGTACTCTTTGTAAGAAAGTGTTCAAAACTCGAAACCTGTATGAATGGCACGCGTGCTTTATACGGGCGCGGGCTAACTGCCCGAAGTGTGGGAAGTATTTCTTGAAGAAAAACCTTCTCACGCGCCACTACATGCTGTATTGTACTGGGACACTCGCGCAGCTGGAGCCAATACTGATACCTAAAGACGAATCTAGCGCGGTAGAATCTGCCAATGGTGTGCTGAACGCATTAACTCGCGAAGGAGGAAAGCGAAGAGGGCGCCCTTCAGCTTCGGCACGAGAAAGTATGAAAGTAGAAACGATGGAACTACCGCTATCACCGCTACACGAATCGCCTGATATTAAACTGGAAACTACTACCGCCGATGGAAGCCTGCCTTCGAGCGAGGAAACGTTCGAACACATTGCGGAGGGCGAGCGCAAACGTGCGAAGGCTAGTTTAGAAGAAGAAACGGATAAGATAGCCGCACTGTTGCGCTCTGGAGCGTCGGTTGATGGAAACTCGGATATCACTACCATCAGCAATATGCTGTCCTCAGTGAATGAGGCTATCGCGTCCATCTCGAAGGTGCgcaaaaagaggaagaaaaaggatcgAACGGATGAGGTTCCTGGGACCGCCAACCCACCGATGGTTGTGTTGGCGATGGCTAACATTAAGCAAGAGGAGAGTGACGACCAAAGTATGCTTGCAACATTGGCGAACTGTGAAAGCGTACAGAATGGATTGAATGCAGATGCTGCAATCCCCGATGGTAACGACGAAATTAGCGATTATGCCAACGACGAGGCTGAAGTCGGGGAAAGTTTTGCTGACAATGACGATGGTAACACTGACAATGAAGATAACGACGCAGCTGTCGGATGCGCTTCAAATAGGACACCTGACCTCTGCTCGATTGGTAATGCAGCGGATATGTTCCCGCCGGACTTGCCTGCTACATCACAGGAGGCTGAGATCGAAGAGGAGTTGCAACCGACACAACATTGTGTAGTACAGATGAAACAGGAACCGATGACGTTCGATGAGGATGTACAGCGAAATGATGAAAGTTGTGAACCTATGGCAGCATGTGTCGTTGTTAAGCAAGAACCCCTGGATGAGGCGGAACCTGAGGAACCCCTATCTCATCATTCTGACAACATGTGTCCTAGTTCGCCCGTGTCAAAATATCAGGCGCTGCGAATAAagatcaaaaaagaaaagggactGCTGAACGCTTCAGTAATTGAAGGTGCTACCAGTTTACTTCCTACGCCGCCAACGGAAAATACTTTACGTGAACCAATGAACTATCCTGAAGAAAAAATGGACACCGGGATGCGCATAAAACAAGAACAGCTTGATATGGATGAAAATACGCATAGGGAAATAGACGAGATGGAGGCTTGTCCTGATTATTTGACATCCTTCGATATTACGTCAGTACGAGTTAAAACTGAATCGCAGGATGATTTAGCTGGACATTGCACAGCGATACAACCAGTATTTGATGAAGGCGAGCCGACAGGAGGTGTCGATTTCATTGCTTTTGATGGAACGCGCATCAAACAGGAACTTAGCGACGAGGAACGAATCGGAAGGAAGACAAAAGCACCTGTTAATGGGTTTCTTTGCAGTCAGAATGCGTTGCGTAAATCATTCAATCCACTAAGTTTGTCGATTGGAAGAATAATCGGATCGAAGTCTAGCCAGCGACCGGGTGGCACCTCGAGTCTCAAGTCAAACGTAATGATTAATCCATTTGCTCTGATGAAACAAAAGAATAGCCATCAGGCATTTAATACGTCGGAGGATTCCTCATGCAACGAGACATCCTCGCTTAGTACGCAATCGGAACGGTTAAGTTTGCCGGTGATATCGCAGGTAAAATCGATCAATCCCGATGAACATTTATCGGTGCCTAGTGCCGGTACCGATTCTGCGGTGTTATCGGAAAACGAACCCACTAATGATGAACCCAGTGCAAGCAGGTCGGAAGAATCGGAACAATTACAACCTTCAACGTTAGCAGATTCAGTTACAGAAGAGCAAACGGCGtgcaatatttttccaccgaaaagcgTTAGCGAGCTCACGATAGCGTCTGTTACAACGATTCATGAATCAGTTCAGAATGATGCAAATGAACGGGAAGACAACTCAAAAGAGCCCGATTGTCAGAAAACAGCGAATGAGCCAACGAAATCGGATGACGGTATCTTGCAGGTTGATGAGCGGAATAGTCCTGAAGTATTTGGAAAAGAGCTGGATTCGTCGAGCCATAATTTATCTGTTGATGAACAGAAGGATCAGGAGTTGAAGATGCAAGGCGGGAATGCAAACGACAGTTTTGCAATTACTGAACCACATGTTTTATCTGTTGATGAACAGAAGAATCAGGAGTTGGAGATGCAAGGCGGGAATGCAAAGGACAGTTTTGCAATTACTGAACCACATGTTTTATCTGTTGATGAACAGAAGAATCAGGAGTTGGAGATGCAAGGCGGGAATGCAAAGGACAGTTTCGCAATTACTGAACCACACGTTGAGTCTCAAGACAGCAGGTGTGATGTGACCGAAAATGTGGTCGAACAAGAAACAAACTTTGATAAACAACAAACGCCAGTAATGGAAAAGGAAGAGGAAACTAGTTCTAATACCAGTACACAGAACGAGAAAGATAATCAGGGGGAAGTCTTTTCCAAAAGTGATATTCGTTCGGAGGATCCTTGCTTGAAGCCATAG